AATTCCTGCTGTAGAAGTTCTATTTCAGCCGCCGACACATGGCCCGATTCACCCATCATCAGATCCACCGGATCGGCGGCCGGGGTCAGACGCATGAACAAAAACACAGCTATGGCCACTCCCAGCATAAGAGGGAAGGTGAGCAGCGTACGCTCTAAGACTTTGGCCCAACGCATAGTAGGTCACTCCTTCCTTCGACTGCCGGGGCCGGTGCCCGGCTACTTAAGATCCACATCATGCAGATTAATCCTGTTATCCGGGCTCGGCACCCAGTTAACCACGTTAGACCGGCAAGCTTCGATCTCTTGACTGGAATAGCCGAACGCCCAGGGAGCATCCTCCACAATCAGTTGTTGGATGTCTCGGTATGTTTGGGCTCGGGCCGCTTCATCTGTGGTAACGGCCGCTTTGGCCAGCAGAGCATCGAACTTGGGATTGCTGTATTGCGCATAGTTACCCCGTTCGCCAGGGGAAAACTTTGGTTGGAACAAGTCATAGGGTTCCATGGTGGAATTGCCCCAACTGCCGAAATATGCCTGTCGCTCCCCTTCTCTGAGCAACGGTTTGAGCACCCCGCCGTCCCAAACCCGGACGCTGGCTTCGATACCCACTTCGTTCAGCTGCTGAGCAATAGCTTCAGTTACATCCTTAAACTCCGATTCGCAGTCGATGATCAGGTTAAAGCCTCTGGGATGGCCGGCTGCCGCCAGCAGATCCCGTGCTTTCTCCGGTGCATACTCGTAACCTTTGATCTGGTCGTTATAACCGAAGCAACCGGGAACAGCCGGGACCGCAGTACGAATAGCATAGCCTTCCAGCACGTTTTCGATAATGGAATCCCAATCAATGGCGTGGTTTATCGCTCGGCGCACCTCCACCTTATCCAGCGGTGGCTTGGTGACATTAAGC
The genomic region above belongs to Bacillota bacterium and contains:
- a CDS encoding peptide ABC transporter permease (transports peptides consisting of two or three amino acids); amino-acid sequence: MRWAKVLERTLLTFPLMLGVAIAVFLFMRLTPAADPVDLMMGESGHVSAAEIELLQQE